Proteins encoded in a region of the Moritella marina ATCC 15381 genome:
- a CDS encoding multiheme c-type cytochrome, protein MNINTLPKLMLTLLLLISSSLYASNVSANTKSNSLLLSTDKTQFISANMDAGSVSILNAETGELIAEQALGKDLRRLALDSVNNQLLVSDYLANQLYLIDAKSLALIKTIKTGDRPFGIVYDEYNKQYYVTLFEAKQLLTVSTDGDISATTQTADTPRGLALANDGRLFVTHSMTGQVSIYDTRAATLQSNTLQLKKVIQLIDTPEHASRAVPQGKPRVLDNIAISPDGTQAWLPHVLWSFSDNFQFQSTVFPTISLLDLTPGKEKEMVDKRKQLFKQINIIENNNTTRIVSNPHDAAFREDGKKIFITLSGSEDLLVFDLSRQGEIGKKSKRHRRTKLQGGVKATQIYRHIPGTNPRSLIEKDGTLYVQNAMSHDLVSFDVSGKGPFAKVKLANAQFANLISHDPIAPELRLGKTLFNLANSDKFENSAMAGDFWMSCNSCHVDGFNFTNKYLLADGTKDVKVNAMTGHIGLSSMIAGDPIEAYIDMIQKTQGGMGTDPKKPELPKVDPKAPSVEIVRLMSALNMYVTTKENLPYLSTWLRFDDERKFTHKSEWLNSASCESCHSTLYKQWSNSNHGMHMDSPYYRFQENLAAESEGEPFRNLCRGCHAPQTILNNNTAPLTHLNSMYEKEGQSLRDALKAGLPVDETGTSCVFCHRITKAEDAGGNTDLTVNLKDRAEYLFEFSSNPALKLIAEAQINASPQQHKDSYSNPELYKSSLYCATCHNEFTPGQGANVNNNYGEWQASKFNAPDNPEQNKTCIDCHMRMDMTDFDKKTPGQATDNGPIKPNLIAHNFIGGNYYFSDMRSKEHGKLSRDILRNALLLDVAMSEDDRNIDVKVTNHNTGHKMPGGARRQVWVDLVVTDSKGVERLVSGQLNDGYLPKDSRVFAKKSGYMHGEPVGLKFWRVEKILADTRISPDETRVESFELPEGLSYPITVVSKINYRSFSKPLTSKVQAAFPEQNIPFADVIELNKITKVFQQQ, encoded by the coding sequence ATGAATATAAATACATTGCCAAAATTAATGCTTACTTTGTTATTGCTAATAAGTAGCTCACTTTACGCCAGCAATGTAAGTGCAAATACCAAAAGTAACAGCTTATTACTATCAACTGATAAAACGCAGTTTATTAGTGCAAATATGGATGCAGGTAGCGTCAGTATTCTGAATGCAGAGACAGGTGAATTAATCGCAGAGCAAGCCTTAGGTAAAGATCTTCGTCGACTCGCTCTCGACTCTGTTAACAACCAATTATTAGTCAGTGATTACCTTGCCAATCAGCTCTACCTTATTGATGCAAAGAGCCTAGCGCTAATCAAAACAATTAAAACCGGTGACCGCCCTTTCGGTATTGTTTACGATGAATATAATAAACAATATTACGTCACGCTCTTTGAAGCCAAGCAGCTGTTAACCGTCTCTACTGATGGTGATATTTCCGCAACGACACAAACAGCTGATACCCCACGTGGCCTTGCCCTTGCGAATGATGGACGCTTATTTGTCACTCACAGCATGACAGGTCAGGTATCTATTTATGATACCCGTGCTGCGACACTGCAATCAAACACGCTGCAATTAAAGAAAGTCATTCAGCTTATTGATACGCCAGAACATGCATCACGCGCTGTACCACAGGGGAAACCACGTGTTCTTGATAATATTGCAATATCACCCGATGGCACGCAAGCTTGGTTACCCCATGTGTTGTGGTCATTCTCGGATAATTTTCAATTTCAATCGACGGTCTTCCCCACTATTTCATTACTTGACCTGACACCAGGTAAAGAAAAAGAAATGGTTGATAAGCGCAAACAGTTATTCAAACAAATTAACATCATTGAAAACAACAATACCACCCGTATTGTGTCCAATCCACACGATGCCGCATTCCGAGAAGACGGTAAAAAAATATTCATTACCTTATCAGGATCTGAAGATCTGCTAGTCTTCGATCTCTCACGCCAAGGTGAAATTGGTAAAAAGTCGAAACGTCATCGCCGAACTAAATTACAAGGCGGCGTAAAAGCAACGCAAATATACCGTCATATACCCGGTACTAACCCGCGCAGCCTAATTGAAAAAGACGGTACCCTATATGTACAAAATGCCATGTCTCACGACTTAGTCAGTTTTGATGTGAGTGGTAAAGGTCCCTTTGCTAAAGTTAAATTAGCGAATGCGCAATTCGCTAATTTAATTAGTCACGATCCAATCGCACCTGAATTACGTTTAGGTAAAACGCTCTTCAATCTTGCAAACAGCGACAAATTTGAAAACTCTGCCATGGCGGGTGATTTCTGGATGAGCTGTAACTCTTGTCATGTCGACGGTTTTAACTTTACCAACAAATACTTATTAGCAGACGGAACCAAAGACGTTAAAGTCAATGCGATGACTGGTCATATTGGCTTATCTTCTATGATTGCTGGCGACCCTATCGAAGCTTATATTGATATGATCCAAAAGACCCAAGGCGGTATGGGCACAGATCCGAAAAAGCCGGAATTACCAAAAGTCGATCCTAAAGCGCCTTCAGTAGAGATCGTACGTTTAATGTCAGCATTAAACATGTACGTCACCACGAAAGAGAATCTGCCTTATCTATCAACTTGGTTACGTTTTGATGACGAGCGCAAGTTCACCCATAAATCAGAATGGCTAAACTCAGCAAGTTGCGAATCTTGCCATAGTACCCTGTATAAGCAGTGGTCAAATTCAAACCACGGCATGCACATGGATAGCCCTTATTATCGCTTCCAAGAAAATCTAGCGGCAGAATCAGAAGGCGAACCCTTTAGAAACTTATGCCGAGGCTGCCATGCACCACAAACGATCCTGAATAACAATACAGCGCCACTAACTCACCTCAACAGCATGTATGAGAAAGAAGGCCAGTCACTACGTGATGCATTGAAAGCAGGTCTACCTGTCGATGAAACTGGAACGAGCTGTGTATTCTGTCACCGTATCACCAAAGCAGAAGATGCCGGTGGTAATACTGATCTGACTGTTAACTTAAAAGACCGCGCTGAATACTTGTTTGAATTTTCCAGTAACCCGGCATTAAAATTGATTGCTGAAGCACAAATAAATGCATCGCCGCAACAACATAAAGACAGCTATTCAAATCCTGAATTGTACAAAAGCTCTTTATATTGTGCGACTTGCCATAATGAATTCACACCAGGCCAAGGCGCTAACGTGAACAACAACTATGGCGAATGGCAAGCCTCTAAATTTAATGCACCGGACAACCCAGAACAGAATAAAACCTGTATCGATTGTCACATGCGTATGGATATGACCGATTTTGATAAGAAAACACCGGGTCAAGCAACCGATAATGGCCCTATTAAGCCAAACTTAATTGCCCATAACTTTATTGGTGGTAACTACTACTTCTCCGACATGCGTTCGAAAGAACATGGCAAACTCAGCCGCGATATATTACGTAACGCACTGTTACTTGATGTAGCAATGAGTGAAGATGACCGTAATATCGACGTGAAGGTGACAAACCATAATACCGGTCATAAAATGCCGGGTGGCGCACGTCGTCAAGTATGGGTTGATTTAGTTGTCACAGACAGTAAAGGCGTAGAACGCTTAGTCAGCGGTCAGTTAAACGATGGCTATCTACCAAAAGACAGCCGTGTATTTGCCAAGAAAAGTGGTTATATGCACGGAGAACCCGTTGGACTGAAATTCTGGCGTGTAGAAAAGATCTTGGCTGATACGCGTATATCACCCGATGAAACTCGCGTGGAATCATTTGAACTGCCTGAGGGACTTAGCTATCCAATCACGGTCGTGTCTAAAATTAACTATCGCTCGTTTTCAAAACCCTTAACGAGTAAAGTGCAAGCCGCATTTCCAGAACAAAACATACCGTTTGCTGATGTGATTGAATTAAATAAAATAACGAAAGTATTCCAACAGCAATAA
- a CDS encoding ATP-binding protein — protein MKFHFSLKTQLLLVASLMLLLPWAGCQSVSILETSLRQSHSQLLDVQMTAAAEQLQRKLNQSQYSDFNTNQGNYYAPLTDSKMLLDGFDGEESDWDNITTPWFQLNSYDYMPERDESKPPLAEEPPTSAKFKLAANDKLLYIFIQTSALRPHYYNPTQPQRPADQLNIRSINKTGLVSHWQIKPQGSGRVEMNNTSQVTSRNAGSWVWRDDHYTIEIAIPINLASDAIGFDLILNDQQLNQHFKSKPGSTYERSLVRETLDLNQQLATYQQPGLSLYLLNSQYWLIGKLSAEQMWNALDARTETENKSEIEIERKRETNENQVDPSWFSNAIYNKLFTSDSLPYWREPTSLGRWLSPAQLGKTTWYQDSPINKQLHSKTMLVNGQPFYFVAVQDSRQSLLSASKALNQLLILLFTIIAIIVSVLFTFASLLSWRIVKMKQNYRDAIDNDGKIMSVPDASKLPDELGDLSRVMQQLTVNQGKYTDYLASLADKLSHELKTPVAVIRTSLENLELSNLNPEASKYLTRAMQGTNRLSQTLNALSEATKLEQSFEYAQWQIVPFDDMLEELVDAYRQIYSSHQFKLTYDKSHTDKDNYAINLAPELIVQLLDKLISNAVDYAPVDQPVGFTLNKLDNQLQLLVENQGPHFSSDNIPQLFDSMVSNRQQSDTPHLGLGLHIVKLITDFHCGQVNAKNQQGPKGVIFELLLPIGKSSQR, from the coding sequence GTGAAATTTCACTTCAGTTTAAAAACACAGCTGTTATTAGTCGCCAGCTTAATGTTATTACTGCCTTGGGCTGGTTGCCAAAGTGTCAGTATTTTAGAAACTAGCTTACGCCAAAGTCATAGCCAATTGCTCGACGTACAAATGACCGCTGCGGCCGAGCAACTTCAGCGCAAACTAAACCAATCGCAATACAGTGATTTTAATACCAATCAAGGTAACTATTATGCCCCCCTCACCGACAGTAAAATGTTATTGGATGGGTTTGATGGTGAAGAAAGCGATTGGGATAATATTACTACCCCTTGGTTTCAGCTTAATAGCTATGACTACATGCCTGAACGTGACGAGTCTAAACCCCCCCTTGCTGAAGAACCTCCGACGTCGGCTAAATTTAAGTTAGCAGCCAATGATAAATTACTCTATATTTTTATTCAGACGAGCGCTCTTCGTCCACATTATTATAATCCAACTCAGCCGCAACGCCCTGCCGATCAGCTTAACATCCGCAGTATCAATAAAACGGGACTGGTTTCGCATTGGCAGATTAAGCCTCAAGGCTCTGGCCGTGTCGAGATGAACAATACCAGCCAAGTCACGAGTCGAAATGCAGGTTCATGGGTATGGCGCGATGATCATTATACGATAGAAATTGCAATACCAATTAATTTAGCCAGTGATGCTATAGGTTTTGATCTTATCCTTAATGATCAGCAATTAAATCAACATTTCAAATCTAAACCCGGCTCAACTTACGAACGTAGCCTTGTGCGTGAAACATTGGACTTAAACCAGCAACTCGCGACCTACCAACAACCCGGCCTGAGTTTATATTTACTCAATAGCCAATATTGGTTGATTGGGAAATTAAGTGCAGAACAAATGTGGAATGCCCTTGATGCAAGAACTGAAACTGAAAATAAAAGCGAAATAGAGATAGAAAGAAAAAGAGAAACGAATGAAAACCAAGTCGACCCGTCTTGGTTTAGCAACGCTATTTATAACAAATTATTCACCTCCGATTCGCTACCTTATTGGCGTGAACCAACAAGCTTAGGTCGTTGGTTATCACCTGCGCAACTCGGGAAAACAACCTGGTATCAAGACTCGCCAATTAATAAACAACTACACAGTAAAACAATGCTCGTTAACGGCCAACCATTCTATTTTGTCGCCGTACAAGACTCACGACAAAGCCTACTGTCAGCAAGTAAGGCATTAAACCAGCTGCTGATATTGCTGTTTACCATCATCGCCATCATCGTTTCAGTATTATTTACTTTTGCCTCGCTGTTATCATGGCGAATCGTCAAAATGAAACAAAATTACCGTGATGCGATTGATAACGATGGCAAGATTATGTCCGTACCAGACGCGAGTAAACTACCAGATGAGCTGGGGGACTTATCTCGTGTAATGCAACAATTAACAGTCAACCAAGGTAAGTACACTGACTATCTTGCTTCACTGGCTGATAAATTGTCTCATGAATTGAAAACCCCTGTGGCGGTTATACGAACCTCATTGGAAAATTTGGAACTATCCAATTTAAACCCAGAGGCAAGCAAATATCTGACTCGTGCAATGCAAGGGACCAACCGTCTAAGCCAAACATTAAACGCCCTTAGTGAAGCCACTAAATTAGAGCAAAGTTTTGAATACGCGCAATGGCAAATTGTACCATTTGACGATATGTTAGAAGAGTTGGTTGATGCTTACCGACAAATTTATAGCAGCCATCAATTTAAATTAACTTACGACAAGAGCCATACTGACAAAGACAATTACGCAATAAATTTAGCGCCAGAGCTCATCGTCCAATTACTCGATAAACTCATCAGTAATGCGGTTGATTATGCACCTGTCGATCAACCAGTAGGCTTCACTCTTAATAAACTCGACAACCAACTACAACTGCTCGTTGAAAATCAAGGCCCACATTTTAGCAGTGATAATATTCCGCAACTGTTTGACTCTATGGTCTCTAATCGCCAGCAGTCAGATACACCCCATCTTGGTTTAGGGTTGCACATCGTCAAATTAATCACTGATTTCCACTGTGGCCAGGTCAATGCAAAAAACCAACAAGGCCCTAAAGGCGTGATATTTGAGCTATTATTACCAATAGGAAAGTCATCCCAGAGGTAG
- a CDS encoding thymidine kinase — MASLHFKFAAMNSGKSTQLIQAHFNYIERGMYPLAMTPECDSRYGKGVIGARVGLKLEVEVFEKDTNLFITVSERSENKKIDVFIIDEAQFLSRDQVYQLARVVDELNIPVIVYGLKTDFKLEMFEGSYHLMCLADKVEELKTVCWCGNKAHMNARVNDNGVVLREGEQVEIGGNERYVSLCRKHFMNGNASA; from the coding sequence ATGGCATCTTTGCATTTCAAGTTTGCAGCTATGAATTCAGGTAAATCAACACAATTAATCCAAGCTCACTTTAATTATATCGAGCGTGGTATGTATCCACTCGCAATGACTCCTGAGTGTGATAGTCGTTATGGTAAGGGTGTTATAGGTGCACGTGTTGGCTTAAAGCTAGAAGTCGAAGTATTTGAAAAGGATACCAATTTATTTATCACTGTTTCTGAACGGTCAGAGAATAAAAAAATTGATGTCTTTATCATTGATGAAGCTCAGTTCTTGTCTCGTGACCAAGTTTATCAATTAGCGAGAGTTGTGGACGAGTTAAATATCCCCGTGATTGTTTATGGGTTAAAGACTGATTTTAAATTGGAAATGTTTGAAGGTTCATATCACTTGATGTGTCTTGCGGACAAAGTCGAAGAGCTTAAAACAGTCTGTTGGTGCGGTAATAAAGCCCATATGAACGCTAGAGTGAATGATAATGGCGTTGTATTACGAGAAGGCGAACAAGTTGAGATTGGTGGTAATGAACGCTATGTTTCCTTGTGTCGTAAGCACTTTATGAATGGTAACGCGAGTGCCTAA
- a CDS encoding EAL and HDOD domain-containing protein — MHAYIAKQPILNSNRQIVAYELLYRDSLENTFPIINAEIATQRLVHEHLLNSNINKLVDNKPYFINFTEQSLLDGLPIELLNKPIIIEVLEDVPPTKAIFKALTKLKEHGFTIALDDFIYSEDWLPFFPIIDIIKFDITLTSFKDISVLKPLLDKHGINILVEKIETEMQFKQAKNLQSTYFQGFLFFEPEIVLNEINRQGIKEKQLISVI; from the coding sequence ATGCACGCATATATCGCTAAACAACCGATCCTAAATAGCAATCGTCAAATTGTCGCTTATGAACTTTTATATCGTGATAGTTTAGAGAATACCTTCCCCATTATTAATGCCGAAATTGCCACCCAGCGTTTAGTGCATGAACATTTATTAAACTCGAATATTAATAAACTCGTCGATAACAAGCCTTATTTTATTAATTTTACCGAACAAAGCCTGCTTGACGGTTTGCCGATTGAACTGCTCAATAAACCAATCATTATTGAAGTACTCGAAGATGTGCCGCCAACAAAGGCGATATTCAAGGCATTGACCAAACTAAAAGAGCACGGGTTTACCATTGCACTAGATGATTTTATTTATTCAGAAGACTGGTTACCTTTTTTTCCCATTATAGATATTATCAAATTTGATATTACCCTCACCTCATTTAAGGACATAAGCGTACTCAAACCCCTACTTGATAAGCATGGCATCAATATATTAGTCGAAAAAATAGAAACAGAAATGCAGTTCAAACAAGCCAAAAACTTACAAAGCACCTATTTTCAAGGTTTTTTATTCTTTGAGCCTGAGATTGTTTTGAACGAGATTAATAGGCAGGGTATAAAAGAAAAACAGCTGATAAGCGTAATATAA
- a CDS encoding DUF2982 domain-containing protein: MLIRPIAKRNGITLTMVAGLLIFSSIITLLTTSSDTNNGLYLPLLAAALIIGIILLIIGIAKINDVDYRFSLTNEGIHYFTARGGFTILWQDIQRIDIPKINDGLALKELPYIGIRLNEREHLINSASLPTLSHMLLEQRALTMLSNPNASLYGNADNMLYPNVKITHKYQGLQAMFINRMRYLHDTLGYDIYFPVDDLDRSPAEFVTLLRQLKANCPRSF; this comes from the coding sequence ATGTTGATACGGCCGATTGCAAAACGTAATGGTATAACCCTTACCATGGTGGCAGGTTTATTGATTTTCAGTAGTATCATCACACTGCTAACAACGTCATCCGATACTAACAACGGGCTTTATTTACCGTTACTCGCAGCAGCCTTAATTATCGGCATTATCCTACTCATTATCGGCATAGCCAAAATAAATGACGTCGATTATCGTTTTTCACTCACCAATGAGGGGATACATTATTTCACTGCTCGCGGTGGTTTTACTATTCTTTGGCAGGATATACAACGAATAGATATTCCGAAAATAAACGATGGGTTAGCACTAAAAGAGCTGCCTTACATAGGTATTCGCCTCAACGAACGAGAACACCTCATTAATAGTGCTTCATTACCCACATTATCACACATGCTATTAGAACAGCGTGCGCTTACCATGCTGTCAAACCCCAACGCGTCACTGTATGGCAATGCCGACAACATGCTTTACCCTAACGTAAAAATAACCCATAAATATCAAGGGTTACAGGCGATGTTCATTAATAGAATGCGCTACCTTCACGATACTCTAGGCTATGACATTTACTTTCCTGTTGATGATCTCGACCGATCACCAGCAGAGTTTGTAACGCTATTACGCCAGCTTAAAGCAAATTGTCCTAGATCATTCTAA
- a CDS encoding FAD-dependent oxidoreductase translates to MSKKIVILGAGPAGLMAAWEFNQAGYEVTILEREEFVGGMCATQTFQGEKGEYRFDYGGHRFITKNPKLLQFIDDLMTDDLLYAERTSVIRFKGRTYNYPLAIGNLLRNAPISLLAGAAVDLVFKLPFQKRPSEQSTSNFAEWIETRFGTTLYKNFFEGYTGKLWGIDPRQLSADWASQRISLLDLKDVARRLIPTRGATPRTYAKKYRYPKLGFGQMYTKLAEKLQLQGVTIVQGANITALQQCVNRIDAVTYELNGEMHTISCDHVVGTIPLPVVCTLTGFDSGLTYRSLRFFNMPMATENVSQNTWQYLSDPELIGTRLQEPRRRSPFMAPKGQTSVMIEIPCDKGDDVWNMDNNKLLKRVKADLEHLDVPDVSTGEFFTTYTEYAYPMMDVSYNEKRERAITHLNQFDNLVMTGRQGTFRYIFTDTAMEMGLMAAEGIIKGEDNRRKIFDHRNEKTVIEVQSIMDDTKTPEGKNVT, encoded by the coding sequence ATGTCGAAAAAAATTGTAATTTTAGGCGCAGGTCCAGCTGGACTCATGGCCGCATGGGAATTTAATCAAGCTGGTTATGAAGTCACCATCCTAGAACGTGAAGAGTTTGTTGGTGGCATGTGCGCAACGCAAACATTCCAAGGTGAAAAAGGCGAATATCGTTTCGACTACGGTGGTCATCGCTTTATAACTAAAAACCCAAAACTTTTACAGTTTATCGATGACTTAATGACTGATGATCTGTTATATGCTGAGCGTACCAGTGTGATCCGTTTTAAAGGCCGTACTTACAACTACCCGCTCGCGATTGGTAACTTACTGCGTAATGCGCCAATCAGTTTATTAGCTGGTGCTGCGGTAGATTTAGTCTTTAAACTGCCTTTCCAAAAACGCCCAAGCGAACAAAGTACCAGTAACTTTGCCGAGTGGATTGAAACGCGTTTCGGTACGACCTTATATAAGAATTTCTTTGAAGGTTACACTGGCAAGCTTTGGGGAATCGATCCGCGTCAACTCTCGGCAGACTGGGCATCTCAACGCATCAGCTTGTTAGATTTAAAAGATGTCGCACGACGCTTAATACCCACTCGTGGGGCTACACCTCGTACTTACGCTAAAAAATACCGTTACCCTAAACTCGGCTTTGGCCAAATGTATACCAAGCTTGCAGAAAAGTTACAGTTGCAAGGCGTAACCATAGTTCAAGGCGCAAATATCACCGCATTACAGCAATGCGTCAATCGTATTGATGCTGTGACTTATGAACTTAACGGTGAAATGCATACGATTAGCTGTGACCATGTAGTAGGCACCATTCCACTACCAGTTGTGTGTACATTAACAGGCTTTGATTCTGGTTTAACCTATCGTTCACTGCGATTTTTCAACATGCCGATGGCAACAGAAAACGTATCACAGAATACTTGGCAGTATCTATCTGACCCAGAATTAATTGGTACTCGTTTACAAGAACCACGTCGTCGTTCCCCTTTCATGGCACCTAAAGGTCAAACATCAGTGATGATTGAGATCCCCTGTGACAAAGGCGATGATGTGTGGAATATGGACAACAATAAGCTACTAAAACGCGTTAAAGCAGATCTTGAACACCTCGATGTACCCGATGTAAGCACTGGCGAATTCTTTACCACTTATACTGAATACGCTTATCCAATGATGGATGTAAGCTACAACGAAAAACGTGAACGTGCAATTACGCACCTTAACCAATTTGACAACTTGGTTATGACTGGTCGCCAAGGTACTTTCCGTTACATCTTCACTGATACCGCAATGGAAATGGGTTTAATGGCTGCAGAAGGTATTATTAAAGGTGAAGATAATCGTCGTAAAATCTTTGATCACCGCAATGAAAAAACCGTCATTGAAGTGCAAAGCATTATGGATGATACAAAAACACCGGAGGGTAAAAATGTTACTTAG
- a CDS encoding Na+/H+ antiporter NhaC family protein: protein MELINYSDSALSLVVPLVALTLAILTRKVLLSLGCGILLGALFLTDFNVVNAAKHISDLALSLVWESGDASKGSFWEVGSFNTWNLSIIVFLFILGMLTSIMMVSGATSAFADWAKQRITTRRGSTLLTAFLGIFIFVDDYFNSLAVGSVSRPLTDRYKVSRAKLAYLLDSTAAPMCVLMPISSWGAYIIAVIGGILASHAITDVSPLAAFVQMIPMNFYAIFAIAMVFAVVMLNLDFGLMAKEEEAAKAGKLFDDKKGRPAGATVELKEAEDGNILGLILPIIVLIFATIFFMINSGASSLAADGKAFDILGAFENTDVGSSLVYGALSGLVVALVLSLISGVSVSLLAQASFHGAKSMLPAVYILFFAWAIGSTIGSIETGKYLAASVGGSIPTYLLPVIMFVLAGFMAFATGTSWGTFGIMLPIAGDMAAGTHMTLMLPMLASVLAGSVFGDHCSPISDTTILSSTGANCHHMDHVMTQLPYALSIALVSAIGYLVLGITSSVLSGFIASAIAFTVVIAIMARVSRKI from the coding sequence ATGGAACTCATTAATTACTCAGACTCAGCGTTATCGCTAGTTGTACCACTTGTTGCACTTACATTAGCAATTCTTACTCGTAAAGTATTATTATCACTGGGTTGTGGTATTTTACTTGGCGCACTATTTTTAACCGATTTTAATGTTGTTAATGCAGCTAAACATATCTCAGATCTAGCGCTAAGCTTAGTTTGGGAGTCAGGTGATGCGAGCAAGGGTTCGTTCTGGGAAGTGGGTTCATTCAACACTTGGAATTTATCTATCATCGTATTCTTGTTCATACTCGGCATGTTAACGAGCATTATGATGGTAAGCGGCGCAACAAGTGCGTTTGCTGATTGGGCTAAACAACGTATTACCACACGTCGTGGCAGTACATTATTGACTGCATTTTTAGGTATTTTCATCTTCGTTGATGATTACTTCAATAGCCTTGCAGTAGGTAGTGTGAGTCGTCCATTGACAGACCGCTACAAAGTATCTCGCGCTAAATTAGCTTACTTACTGGATTCGACTGCTGCACCTATGTGCGTATTAATGCCGATTTCAAGTTGGGGTGCTTATATTATTGCCGTTATTGGTGGTATTTTAGCAAGTCATGCGATTACGGATGTCAGCCCACTTGCTGCATTTGTACAAATGATCCCGATGAACTTTTACGCTATTTTTGCTATCGCAATGGTATTTGCTGTTGTGATGTTGAACCTTGATTTTGGTTTAATGGCAAAAGAAGAAGAAGCGGCGAAAGCGGGCAAGTTATTCGATGATAAGAAAGGGCGTCCAGCTGGCGCAACGGTTGAATTAAAAGAAGCGGAAGATGGTAACATCTTAGGTCTTATCTTACCGATCATTGTGCTTATCTTTGCCACTATCTTTTTCATGATTAACTCTGGTGCTTCATCACTTGCTGCTGATGGTAAAGCCTTCGATATTCTAGGTGCATTTGAAAATACAGATGTAGGTAGCTCATTGGTATACGGTGCATTATCTGGTCTTGTTGTCGCCTTGGTATTAAGCCTTATTTCTGGTGTGTCGGTATCATTACTAGCCCAAGCAAGTTTCCACGGTGCTAAATCAATGCTACCAGCGGTTTACATCTTGTTCTTCGCATGGGCGATTGGTTCGACAATTGGTTCTATCGAAACAGGTAAATACCTTGCAGCGTCAGTTGGCGGATCGATTCCGACTTATTTACTGCCGGTTATCATGTTTGTTCTTGCTGGCTTTATGGCATTTGCGACAGGCACGAGTTGGGGGACATTCGGTATCATGTTACCGATCGCGGGTGATATGGCTGCGGGTACGCACATGACGTTAATGTTACCTATGCTAGCATCTGTGTTAGCGGGCTCTGTATTTGGTGATCATTGTTCACCTATCTCTGATACAACGATCTTATCGTCTACTGGTGCTAACTGCCACCATATGGACCACGTAATGACTCAGTTACCTTATGCGTTATCAATTGCGTTAGTCAGTGCGATCGGTTACCTGGTACTTGGTATTACAAGTTCTGTACTATCTGGATTTATCGCGTCAGCAATTGCATTTACAGTTGTGATTGCTATTATGGCTCGAGTAAGCCGTAAAATATAA
- a CDS encoding FTR1 family iron permease, whose amino-acid sequence MFASFLITFREGLEAFLLVGIILSYLAKLGESKHNKLIYIGVALGLVASLIVAFIFQFVVDQFDSHEYRNLLMAGILSFATLVLTYMAIWMQRQAKSQVANMQNNIREILTTGNVFGLIFLAFLAVMREGFETVLFFSALMYSGQGDFSLQDGLIGAGAGLVASLVLVIVLMRGTRKVPIQAFFKWTSLLIIIIAAGLLSSATNMLQSADVLPVFQTAVFDISHILDDQGVFGTFLRALFGYNSSPNLLPLVIWGAYLAVFSVFWQRGYQVHAKTAAAG is encoded by the coding sequence ATGTTTGCCAGTTTTTTAATTACCTTCCGTGAAGGACTTGAAGCCTTCCTACTCGTTGGCATTATACTTTCTTACTTAGCAAAGCTGGGTGAATCAAAACACAACAAACTCATCTATATTGGTGTGGCACTGGGGTTAGTTGCCTCGTTGATTGTTGCTTTCATTTTCCAGTTTGTTGTTGACCAATTTGACTCCCATGAATACCGTAATTTATTAATGGCCGGCATTTTAAGTTTTGCTACGTTAGTTCTCACTTACATGGCCATCTGGATGCAACGCCAGGCTAAAAGCCAAGTCGCGAACATGCAAAACAACATCCGCGAAATATTAACCACAGGCAATGTGTTTGGGTTAATCTTTTTAGCTTTCCTTGCGGTCATGCGCGAAGGTTTTGAAACTGTGTTATTTTTCTCGGCATTGATGTATTCAGGTCAAGGCGACTTTTCATTACAAGATGGTTTAATTGGCGCTGGTGCAGGCCTTGTTGCATCGCTGGTGCTCGTGATTGTGCTAATGCGCGGCACCCGTAAAGTACCCATCCAAGCCTTCTTCAAATGGACCAGCTTGTTGATCATTATTATTGCCGCTGGTTTATTATCTTCAGCAACTAATATGCTACAGAGCGCCGACGTATTACCCGTATTCCAAACGGCGGTCTTTGATATTAGCCATATCCTTGATGACCAAGGTGTATTTGGCACTTTCTTACGCGCTTTATTTGGTTATAATTCATCACCAAATCTATTACCACTGGTTATTTGGGGGGCTTATTTAGCGGTCTTCTCTGTGTTCTGGCAACGTGGCTATCAAGTGCACGCTAAAACAGCCGCCGCGGGATAA